ttcctttattcttttttggAGGAGTCACTCCTTCATTTGTAGATAGCTTATGCCTTTTTGAGCTTTTAGAGTTAACAACCCTCTCTTGAATGGTTAGGTAGGGATCTTAGTCTTCCATCGCAGTTGACTTAAAATAGAACTTTGCGTCAATAAATGAGGCTTTAGCTATGGTAAAGGGGTCGGTGTCCGCCACTATCTTTCTCACTTATCCATCTTGACAATACTTAAAATATTGGTGGAGCATTGAGGAGACGATACCATTTTCATACATCCATGGTCGTCCAAGTAGCATGTTGTAAGTAGTTTTAGCATCAATGACATGGAAAAGTGTATTGGATTCCATATCTTTCATGTGTATCACAAGTCTTATCTTTCCTATGACATTTTTCCTTCCTTGATTAAAACCTTAAATCATTAGATGACTTGGAAAAAGTTCATCCATAAGAATCCTAAGCTCTTTCATAGTTTTAAAAGGTGGTATATTAACAGCTGAACCATCATCCACCAAGATATGATTCACCTTATTTCCATTAACATATCATTTAATGAAAAGAGGTTGATTATGGAGTTTTGATCCAAGCAATGAGTCTTTATCGTTGAAAGATATTTCTATGGTGCATACACTATAAGATAAGTTTGAAGAGTCATCATGACAAGTTTAGTAGGAGTTTTCTCTTTATCAATATAATAGCAAGCAATAAGTACATTTTACATTCTTCTCATCTTCAATGGCATGTACTGTAACAACCCagcttttcaagcccaaaacaacaataattttttttttcgtacTTGACACACATCGTGTCGGTAATCGGCGAACATGTTCCTTTCACATCATCAATATACAATCCATACATcaacaaaaatcaacattttatttaaaaatgaatcttacataaactcataatattatgtttgcatgattagaagttggcatttaaaatatacatgcatagaTAAGAGTTTGTATTCTATCCTATAAATAGTCATCACGAATTTAAtctaaaaggatctaataatagttatacattcagtacattgattcatataaaatacatcatgatttagaatgcaactacatgattccttgcaaaagtaggttcccgtgTATTGGGTTTCCTAGGCACCTTATTGGTATGACGTCCCTACTgtagtacaaaacatttacaagaattcaattatttaataataataataataaaaatggtcTGGCAGTttaatgaagcattaacattatctCCTGTTTGAAGCGCAACATTTGTAGTTCCTTCATGTTCTTGGTATACACAACTTGCAGTACATATATATGCACCATTTCTTacaatcaaccataatcttaaatcCGACCATTATTTCAAGACATCATTTGTCGAGGTTAACTGTTCACTCACCCCGGCCATCCCCTTCAAATGCCATCAGCCAAAACTAATCAACTGtttatcccggtcatccattcaaatgccattagccaaaactaatcattcatttattccggtcatccattcggatgcattcatttgtcccggtcatccattcggatgccattagccaaagctaatcaattgttTGTCCCAGTCATCCTTTCGGATGcaattagccaaagctaatcattcgtttgtcccggtcatccattcggatgccattagccgaagctaattaaTTGTTTATCCCAGACATTCCTTCGGATGcatagccaaagctaatcattcatttgtctcgGCCATCTttcggatgctattagccaaaactaatcattcatttgtcccgatcatccattcagatgccattagccaaagctaatctatTGTTTATCCCaatcatcccttcggatgcaattagccaaagctaatcatttgtttttcccggtcatccctttggatgccattagccgaagctaatcaattgttTGTCCTGGTAATCCCTTCGAATGcatagccaaagctaatcatttgttaaCAGTTAAGCATTTAACAGTCTGAtatctgaattaacacaatacaataacattcatgataaagcattttcattattcaatattatttaaaaggaaggtgaaagtcacctacctgcagtagaagctctactcgtgctcccctgttgCTGTTGTTGCACCACACCGGTGGTCCATTCTCAAACTTGCAGACCTACTGTGCGAGATACACAACTTTTATATCGAATGTTTGTTTCAGATCTCCACTGTTCAGAATCTAGAAAGAATTAGaaagaacaacatatccaaattATAGCCTAATCCAACGGTGGCTGAAGGAGAAATCAGACAGCAAAGAAGATTGTCCAGAAGTGTTTTTTTCCAGATATTTTTCTCCCTCGATATCTCTCAAACAGGGATTGAAATAGAAAATCCCTCAGGTGACAATGTACACAACATGGATGAGAACAATATATCCGAATATCATTTTGATCCAACGGTGAAAGGTGGAGTTGTAGCTGTCGGATGTTCTGCCATCAATATGTCTTCTCTCCAGcctctctctaaactctctctTACTCTTGCCGGTCCCcccaagagagaaaatagaatgatatttatagttctaacatcttgttaatttcaaatttatccccacccctttttatcatttgtaCATAAACTCCCAACCTTCTGTTATTTGAGTATTGACCTCTCTTGATCTTACGTATTCATTTTGTCCtcacaaatgtttttctttttaataatttagtactatattcacttttcatttcattaattcactatttttatcttgatttaggtttctttaatttaaattaacccattttactattggttaaatttctcatcttttaaataCCCAGAAAAATTATAACTGGGGGTTTACATGTACCCATTCAATGTAACAGGCTTTCTTAAGTTTTGAGCTGGAAAGACCTCCTTTCCAACTAGTATGGATTTTTGTCAAATCTTTTGGCGTATCAACTCATCAATTAGCTTCCTCACCATCGAGATTTTAATTATAGTTGGCTCAGTCATCTGCATGTGATTTTTCCTTCCTCTTTTACGTGTGACTAAAATCCATCCTTCatcattataattttcaaatgaatCAGGTTTCAAGTTGCCAATTTGAGGTGCAAAGGTTATACATGAAGTTTAACTTGAGCATTCGGTGAAGCTTGTATGCAAAATGATGCCAAGTTCTATAGGTTTAAAGGAGCTGAAACATATTGTAGGGAGCGACTAGCGTGGGACCAAATTGATCATGGTTATGATATTAAAAGCTactatttcattataaaaatgaTATCCCCATTCTCATATAGCCTCATAATCTTGTCTTTCAGCACAAAACACTTCTCTACAGGATGGTTGATCAAGCGATGGTATTCGTAATAGTTAGGATTGTCCACTTGGTTTGTTTTTTCAGGATGCTTCACATTTGGTAATTCGATGAGATATGCCTCAAGCATATCATCCAACATCCTAGATATGTCTAAGTCGGGAAATGCATACACTTTTCTTGTCGCTCTTTCAGAGATGACTTTTTCTATCACTTTTTTGAAAAGTAGTTGATGTTACACAATCATTCCTCTTAACTCTAGTTGGTACCTTTATAGTAGCAGAGTTAACTACTAAAGATTGCTTTCCCTCAACCTTTAGAGTGCTCTTTCTGAATCTATGACCTTCAGGCTTATTTCTTTTGGGCTCTTGTATAAGAAATAATGAGCTTTAATTCACCACAATGCTAAGTTTCAAGTCGTGTGATCGAGTAGCCAATTCTTCAAAGACTTTGGTTTGATGCCTTGTAAAATATAACGTAATCACCAATGCATCTCTTGAATACACATGTTTAGTGCAGAAGTTTTGATAAGCCAATCTCTATAATTGAGGCTAAGGTTTCTCCACCGATGAATGTAGTTAATGACAAGCTCTTCCTTCCAATGACATGCATTGGTAAGTTTAATCATGTTAGTCACATGACGAGTCCTGTAAAAGTAGTTAAGAAACTCACGTTTCAATTGCTCTCAAGTATCGATCGAGCCAGACTCCAAGTCAGTGTACTAGTCGAAGACATTACCTTTCAAGAAACGAACAAATTGTTTTACCATAAGATCACCATCAATTCTGGCATTGTTACAAGTCTCCACAAAGTGAGCTATTTATTGCCTAGGATTTTCTTTGCCATcgaattgttgaaactttggtGTTTGATAGCTCAGAAGTCTACTTGGCAAGTCGATAGTGTACAGCTTCATATAAGAATACGAGAGTTAAATTGAGCTTTCTACTTGGTCTATGATGACTTCCTTGATAAGTTCTTTCAGTTGATTCGTGATAAAGATGTCATTAGTAATGCCACGTAAAAGAAGTTTGAGTTCTATAGAATGTAAGTAGGCTTTGTAGAGCCCCCCAAATGAGTCGGGAGAGGGGGAATTATTGGGGTTAACCcatataaactaagaaaaataatatataaaggcTTAAAGACTTTTAGGTCATGTAGATGAataggttaaaaaaacaaattttagcttatttttaaGTTGGTGGCTGACATATATAAAGAGAAAACGAGAGATGAGGGTAGCTTGAAAAGTCCTTGTTCAAACTTTGATAAATAGTTGATTTTTCATTGGAGTTTTGACAATAAATTCTAGACACATAActccttatttttaatttggcttGTTTTTCACATAAGCATGTTTGTCAGTTTTGTGAGATTCTTCTCAATGTTTCCTTTTTAATATTGACGTATCCCtagaaatgttgtttttaattatttatgttgcatcctttagttttaataaagaaataatacttacgtatctattattattattattagtgaaaGTTTTTAGATAGACTATGATATGGAGGTTTTTTCCTATATAGAAGAAATCATagtatattaatttatagtgATTGTTTACTTAGTTTAATGATTGGTTAACTATGTATTGATtgcataaaaaaggaaaagaattggTACTTTGAATTGTGAATTTGGTTATAATGATGGCTTTTCCCAACACCTTCGGAGATATGTCATATACATACCAGTATTTCGTGACTACATTCTCGTATCAGAGGCAAAGCCCATActttaaagtaaaataagaaGTGAGATTTCATTGAGAGAAACTGTAAAAACCTGAATTTTACTGCTAATGAATGGTAATATGTAAACGCGGTCGTATGGCAGGTGAGACTGGAGATCCTTCACTGCTCTGGGAGTCTCCCCGCCACGGATCCTGAACTTGAGCAGCATACTGCAAGTTCCATAGTATATCCTCAACGGAGGGTCTATCTGCAGGGTTCTTAAGCAGACAACTGACGCAGATCTCCATCATTGTCTTTAGGGATTGATCTGAGCATGATCTTCGCACAACCGGATCAACTATGCTACTTCGAGCAGTATCATCACTTGTAATGCTTGCTTGCAACTGCACAAGTTTTACGCAGAAATATTTAACTGTAAGACAATCCTGAAACTAGGAAGAGGGCATCAACTGAAATACGTTTTTCTGCagattaaaatacataaatcaAAGAGAAATATCTGTCACCTGATCTTTTAGAACTCTCACTTCATTCTTAGATGTCAATGATCTCCCCACAATGATTTCAAGCAATATTAATCCAAAGTCATAAACATCAACCTTCTGGTCTTGATTTATCCTGTTCAATAACAacattcaaagcaaaaaaaatcatcatgggACTGATGACTCTAAGTGTTTAGCTTTCTGATATACCAGTTTCAACAGACTTGTGAAACTTTACATCCATTGTAAATGCCGCTGTGTTTTATCTATATTGACTCCCGAATTATGCGACAAAATAATAAACTCAAACTATTTAATCAGTTTGAACCGGCCTAACCCTCAAAACATATCAGCAGTCAGATCTAACCTTGCACTGGTGCTAAGATCTTTGGATGCACCAGATGATGTTCCATGAACAAGCTGCAATAATGAAGTTGTTAGGTATCAGCTTCTAAGTGTtgcttaattgaaaagaaaaacagccTTCATGACGGGGAAAGAAAATACCATTCCCTTGTTTTCTGCTAATAAGGGTAGGTTATAACTGCTAATTTTTGCAATAAGGTTTTGATCCAATAAAACATCtgttattttcagattatttgaaaatactcCAGGCACAATCCCTGTATGCAAAAATTGGATGCCCTTTGCTACACCTATTGCAGCAGCTATACGGTGTGTCCACTGAAGTTTTTGCCAGGCATGTCCTCCtgggataaaaaaagaagaagaaatgtcTGTCATCAAATCCAACAGAGACAGAGTAGTATACACTTACTAAAATGCAGGATGCAGGAAACAAAATAACACCCAGTTGGAACTATGCTGTAAAAGATTTATGAGTTGCTCCCAGTAACAATCGAGAGGTTGATCAAAAGTTAACTCGCATCAAAAGCATGCTAAGCAATCACAGCACTGCCAGTATGTAATTGAGAAAATTTATGGACTACCACTCACCAGAGATCCAGCTTCTTAGCGTGCCATTCGGTACATATTCAAAAACTAGAAATATTCTGCTGACACTTGAATCATCCAAGTAACACTCAAAGCAGTGTCCAAGAGCACTGACCAAATGCCGATGTCTTAGTTTCGAGATCAGCTCTATATGGTGCATAAAGTTTTGGGTACTATgacttcttttcatttttaagcATCTGATAGCAACAAAGGAACCATCCTTAAGCCGCCCCCTATACATCTGAAACCATAAAACGAACAGCAAGGAATATCAGGAAATCTATTCATGGTTAATAAACAGCACACATGCTAGGGAGGGGGTTTTCTGCCTTTCAGTTTACTGAAAGGTTCCTATTGTCAAGCCAATCATAAGAGCACGAGAAACAACTTGTTATAGATAAAACAGACCATCTTTCCGAACAAGCAAGGGATTCATTTTCAGAAACAATTTGCGAATTGTGATTGCTCAGTTGATCAAGGAAATTCCGTTGGCATGAACTTGAAAGAATTTTGCTGACCCAGAATacttgaagaatttaaaaaagCTCATGCTCGGAGGAAATTATGAGAGTATCACAGGCTAATTCAACTGAATGAAATACAAAGAATATGTTACAACGGATTTGCATTACCTGCCCTTGAGAACCTTCACCCATGAAAGCAGATGTGTCAAAATTGTTTGTGGCCTCCTCTACCTCTTCTAGTGAAAAAGTACGATACGGTGGAAGGCCAAGTGCTCCCAGCTTCATTGTTTGAGAAATATACCCTTCATTTtttgccaaaaacaaaaaagaaaaaggaacagTAAGATTCTCTGCTCTTCTTATTAGGTAAATTATTACGTCTTCCTTCTATGTTTTATAACGTGCTAGAACCTCACCAACTTGTCTTTTCTTTCAAGAACACTTTTAGATGGGCTGCCTGAAAATATGTCAGCAAAATGTATGTAAAGTCCTTTCTTATGAGAATGAATTTGGAGCAATAAACCACATTCTCAAACAATTGAAGTGATGATTAAggcattctttatatatatatatatatatataagaagaagaagaagaagaagaagaagattctcATCATCTAAATTTATACATTTGGCAAGGGATTCACTTGAATATACTTATTTGGGGATAGAAAAGGGATATCTTAAATGGAGACTAGTTGAGCACTCATCATTCCATCTCAGTTATACTTCACATTTCCTTATTACCGACAGACTTATTAGATTTCGCTACTATGCATGCATGACTTTATAAAACAATGCAAATCTGTAGCCGCATTTAGTAGACAAAGAGCATAAGCACAGGCAGAGATGAAACCTTACTTGCATCTGGGAGCAAATTTGAAGGGTACCCTGTTGACGCGTTCTCTGCAATTAGTCTAGTATTTGGTCTCTTGATTGTCTTCCTTGATTTCACCTTTCTGACGGCTAAGTAAATTAAACCAACAAGAGCAATCCCTCCAACAATCCCTCCAATGACACCGAATGCAATAGTTTCTTTAgaagctttccctttctttctctggGGCAAAATCCCAACAGCTAATGCTTCATTACGACAGAGGGAAATAGGATGTTGGTTTTCATCACCGGTTGCCAGACAGTTCGCGGCATACAAGACCTTTCTCTTGGAGTCTTGCAGAAGACAATTTGGCAATTGTCCAGTCATAAGATTTGAGGACAGATCCACAAACTCAAGGTCAGCACTGCAAGACTGGTTTTCGAAAAGCATCCCTGTGAACTTGTTGTCTGCAACATTCAAGTAAGTTACTGAAGGCAATGACAATAATGATTGTGGAAATGGTCCCACAAATTTATTACTTGAGAGATCTAGCCGTTGAAGCTGATAATAGGAGGTCACTTCAGAAGGAAGGCCATCCCTGAACTTGTTCTTGCTCAACACAAGAGAAATTAACTTGTTTCCAAGCAGAGGAAACTGCGGTCCAAAAGCATTATCTTCCAAATCAAGCACTTGAAGGTTTGTCAAACTGCTAAGATCAGGTACTTCTCCTCCGAAGTAGTTATGCGAAAGCACTAGAACTCTAAGATTATCCAAATTACTCAATGAATCTGGCAATGAACCATTGAGCATATTCTTCTTGAGACTCAAGACAGACAAAACTGGAAGTGAACCGATCCAATTTGGCACCTCATCAGCAAACATATTATCGTCAAGAACCAGTGATTGGAGGGCAGCGAGTGATGAAATTTCTTGAGGAACAGCATCGTATAGGAAATTTGAACTCACATTAAGTATTTCCAATGAAGACAGACGTGCAATTTTACCAGGCAAGGGACCCCATAAACCAAGAGAAACCAATGTCAACACTTTCAAGTTTGGCAGACCAACAAGCGTTGTGACAAAGGAATCAATTGAAAAGTTTCTAGGCAAAAGAGGAGTTCCCTTATTGCCAATAATATGCAGCTGTGTTATGCTGTTCTCATAGCATACCACAGTTACAGAAGCATTTGGTTCAGTATTGCAGAAGTCAGTGGTGCTATTCCAACTGCTTAGAGCGGATGGATAGTTCAAAAGCCGCTGAATTCTTAAAAGGGTTTCACCCTGGGAGGATTGTAATTGCTCTGAACCACTAATTAAAAGCACAAGGACGACGCAAAGTAGGATTGCAGAATATTGGAATGCCTTAgccatttgttgtttataaagaATCAACACAAGGAGCAAGGCATAGAAGATGTTGAAGAGCTCTCAAGAACTAGGAAATGAGCATCAGCTGCAAGTTTGCAATTAAAAACAGCAGGTTGGTATTGAGTGTTGTTCTATGAACTAAAAAATCATAGAGCTCCAACTATTGATGCAAggccaaaataaaacaaatgcaacCCACTATTTATAGCAGATCATAGAAAATATAGAAGACAACAATTATCCTTTCACTGTAAACAATTTATAGATAGTTAGTCTTTTCTtagacaacaacaacaacaaatgttTGAGAAGTTTGTTTAGTTTCACAGCAATGAAACATCTAATCAACAATGCATGTTCAAATTTCAATGGAGAAGCTTACCTCACAGAGTGGATATTCAAACCAGTTTCACTTCTGGGATCATACTGGAAGTGAAAAAGCCTTTAAAATGATCTGGAAACGAAACTACTGCCCATTCCATCCCTCTAAATATCTTCAAGAATACAAGACAAGTAGAATCAAATCCAAACCCTCAAGTTTTTCTTGAGCCCtgtagcaaaaaataaaaaagcagacTAATGGATGGTTATGACTTCATAGTGAAGATAAGAAACCCTCTCAACAAGCTACAAAGGAATCTCCAAAATCAGGACAAAAATTAATCCTCAAAAATTCCTCAAAGCCAGTTCAGACTACGCACATTTATTTGCATTTCACACCTGGCAACATCCAATAGCCCAACTAACAACCTCCTTCCCAATCctcaaaaagaaggaaatttaAGAAGACTCAAGTGTTCATCACACTCCGTAAGACCACCCACAGGCCACTtcaacaaaaactcaaaaagcTCTGCTACCATACACTCGTAGACATGTCAACGAGGGTCCTCTAAATCCTACTGACACACTCCTTCTTTCTACATGCAAAGACAGGCAATTTAATGACAGGGGTTCAGAGAAAACTTGGAAGAACCATAACATACCTGCAAATTAATGCCAcgacttttctttctctcttttactCTCAGGATCAATAAAAGAACACCAACagcatttcttttaaatgtattattttgcagttatttatttcatgtgcTTTCTTTCGGAAGTCTAAAGAGATGGCCATGAAAAAGATAAAGGCAAAGATTCTTGTTGCAGAAGCAGAAGAGAAACCTTTATTCCTTGCATGCAACAATTCAGctgtgatttaaattttttatttttttccaaacattTTCTGTCATATTAttctttgcaaaaaaaaaaaagacagactGGAATGTAAGCTTTCACTTTCTGGGTCAGGCAAAGTTCTGGCTCTCTATGGTCCTGTCACCTTGTATTGAGGACCCACTATGGCTACATGAGACTGTAGCTTTTGGATCCTTGCTTGCTATTTCTCTCCAACTAACAGTAAAAgcatttcaaattttcattttaaatttatgatgcTTGTCAATTACTATCACAGGAGCAGGAGCAAGCTATGCTCCATCGCTTTCTGCAGCTCACTCCAACCACttgttctcttcttttttaatttccctttgtattattgttttaatttatttaatctcaCATGCATCATGTCCTTATTAATCAATTTTCTGCCATGTTTATGATCTTGAAATGATGCAGCATAGCTAATATGTTACATATAAAAGCTGAGAAAGGACACTGCAACTTGGTATTATCCTTGAAATAACTGTAGCTGCATCTTAACAACCTTTGATTTTACTCTTGGATTTCTTCTCATAGACAGTTTATACCTTTTTTCTTATACAGGAATGTACTAAGAAATGCATTGATTAGATTTGACTTGatatagtctttttttttttttaattttctgaacATTGTAAGCTTTTGCTAGAGGATGAAGAGAGAGAGTTTGAACTCTTTGATTGCTGCCTCAAGCCGGCAAGCATTATTTAGAATCAGAGCGCACTATGAAgctattaaaacaaatataaaattccaGAAAATGGAAAATGGTCTGCATTGTCAGGGAAGGGAAGGTCAGCGAGATACAGAAACTCATGGAAACTCCAGCTACTCCCCACATGCTGGGGATCCAATCTTCAAAGCTAGAATTGAAACCTTGAATAGCACAATGAATAAACTATCCTTTTCATGCCTTCCAGCCTAGAAGGCAGTGATACGAAGGCATTGATACggtaaagattgtttttttaaatattttttatttataataattattttatttatttagaatatcaacaaattaaaatataagaaaataattttaggtaaaataaatttattttttttgtcaaacagTGTTTCCCATGTGCTACCCAAGTAGCAATGGATTTAATAATTGTACCTTCCTCAATAATTCAAATTTCTCAAACTAATTGACTGAATGGTGCTGGGGCATAAAGAGTAATTATAAGAGATTCAgcaataaactttgaaataatttgAAGTCCCTTTCTCAATGTCTTACTggggcattttatatatatatatatatatatatatatatatatatatatatatatatatatatataatatgatattttgacAATTATTGCAAGTGATGGTCTTTGATGCTAGTGGATGGAAGGACTAAATGGCATAGAAACAATAAGTTGAGGGATGactttgtgatttaaaaaaattagaaagactaattaaactaaaataaaaaaatgaaagtaggGTGACGAAATGCACACTACCGATGCTCTTTATAAACAAGTGAAGGTCCCTAATAACATGATTATTACAATTGCTATAGTAACTTACGATGTATCGgtgaaaacacaagaaagtgGCACTAAcagatttgatccttattattttgatttattatttttttatttgatattgtttataaaatcagaattttctttcttgtaataaactttaaaaaataaattaaagcactaataagttattttctaacttatttttcataacgtaactaaacatttttttcaacttattttttatgacattactaaatatcaaaaaataattcactttataaaaatttatttttttatcaaaatcactttaaaaaaaataaaaaaaactttttaacaaacaaacaaatcctAAACCCACTTGTGAAAGTGGAAAAGAAACCAAGTTGACAAATCCCAAGCATGAAATTGAGAGCTTTATCATGGCaatgtaagaaaagaaaaggtgggtgTTCCTGCTCAGCCCACACACCATGTCGTCTTCCTTTTTCCTGTAACTTTCATAGATGGAATTATTTCCCAAGAAAATTCAAGAGGTCCTATTCTTCATTATTGAAAATTCACTTCAAGAATATTTCAATCTTAGATATGGCCGTCCTTTAAGaacttaaaagttaaaacatcAATGGCCAAAAAGTCTTGAGAATCGAAATTTCACGcggccatgtttttttttatatggttaacATCATATTAGTCCCTAACCTTTCATGAATTCTTAGAAAGATCCTAATGTTTCATGACTCAAGTGGGTTAGATATATCGGGTTAAGCTAATTTTTGTGTGAATATTATAGATATTCACATACTGAGTTTATATTGCTAATTTTCATGATTTAGAAGCAGACCAACAACATGGACAATATGTGTCAACACCCCTAATTTTAGATCCAATCTCCGTACCTTACACCATTATTAAATTCtagct
This genomic interval from Populus nigra chromosome 11, ddPopNigr1.1, whole genome shotgun sequence contains the following:
- the LOC133668372 gene encoding probable inactive leucine-rich repeat receptor-like protein kinase At3g03770, with protein sequence MAKAFQYSAILLCVVLVLLISGSEQLQSSQGETLLRIQRLLNYPSALSSWNSTTDFCNTEPNASVTVVCYENSITQLHIIGNKGTPLLPRNFSIDSFVTTLVGLPNLKVLTLVSLGLWGPLPGKIARLSSLEILNVSSNFLYDAVPQEISSLAALQSLVLDDNMFADEVPNWIGSLPVLSVLSLKKNMLNGSLPDSLSNLDNLRVLVLSHNYFGGEVPDLSSLTNLQVLDLEDNAFGPQFPLLGNKLISLVLSKNKFRDGLPSEVTSYYQLQRLDLSSNKFVGPFPQSLLSLPSVTYLNVADNKFTGMLFENQSCSADLEFVDLSSNLMTGQLPNCLLQDSKRKVLYAANCLATGDENQHPISLCRNEALAVGILPQRKKGKASKETIAFGVIGGIVGGIALVGLIYLAVRKVKSRKTIKRPNTRLIAENASTGYPSNLLPDARYISQTMKLGALGLPPYRTFSLEEVEEATNNFDTSAFMGEGSQGQMYRGRLKDGSFVAIRCLKMKRSHSTQNFMHHIELISKLRHRHLVSALGHCFECYLDDSSVSRIFLVFEYVPNGTLRSWISGGHAWQKLQWTHRIAAAIGVAKGIQFLHTGIVPGVFSNNLKITDVLLDQNLIAKISSYNLPLLAENKGMLVHGTSSGASKDLSTSARINQDQKVDVYDFGLILLEIIVGRSLTSKNEVRVLKDQLQASITSDDTARSSIVDPVVRRSCSDQSLKTMMEICVSCLLKNPADRPSVEDILWNLQYAAQVQDPWRGDSQSSEGSPVSPAIRPRLHITIH